In one Bactrocera tryoni isolate S06 chromosome 5, CSIRO_BtryS06_freeze2, whole genome shotgun sequence genomic region, the following are encoded:
- the LOC120776894 gene encoding protein snail, protein MLPALSSNSAHQLHLDNNNSASHQQQQQQALEHSQQQQQQQRSNKRSASMIFRIEHLLPSTSRGPPPNVPTSSEHLMSDRQSPTYTISTGATSSTSTTTTAKRAKQRATCNGVLLSLFTPKDTLSEAIPTYALMSAGNMTGSEQPVMAYCTLSEGVLRMSPELLRRIKLSEDIHSYNALFELQPGGAVHVRTVRDVARDEELVAWFGEEIALLMSIPFLTPLNIQGNKRYTCHLCQLTFETPNPLKIHLALGCGRHSMDILWIRLHYALKATSYTQHHRQLFATSTTLSATQTPLLKHSPSAAPSSTSSISPASSPQPASLAQPTTAQAQPQHQPQVQRLSAFKPVPPSIAFTAAVSTSSFSNPHSHTSTAVSPSTALSYLPPIASVGGTLSHMRLLQPSSSIGMGPTNSLNAAAQIEAIVSNMGASKQGHLCIYCGKVYSRKYGLKIHIRTHTGFKPLKCKFCLRPFGDPSNLNKHVRLHLQSNVSNAPVEGYKCTLCNKTLARRRDLQRHIESRHSGDGGSS, encoded by the exons ATGTTGCCAGCGTTATCGAGCAATAGTGCACATCAACTACATTTggataacaacaacagcgcatcacatcaacagcagcaacaacaagcattgGAGCACtctcaacagcagcagcaacagcaacgctCCAACAAACGCAGCGCCAGCATGATATTTCGCATCGAACACCTGCTGCCAAGCACCAGTCGCGGACCACCACCCAATGTACCTACTTCAAGCGAACATCTAATGAGTGATCGACAGTCACCGACATACACGATATCCACTGGCGCTACCAGCAGCACTTCCACCACAACTACCGCCAAGCGTGCCAAGCAACGAGCTACTTGTAACGGTGTGCTCCTGTCACTATTCACGCCGAAGGATACGTTATCCGAGGCCATACCAACATATGCGCTGATGAGCGCTGGTAACATGACGGGCAGTGAGCAGCCCGTTATGGCATATTGCACGCTCTCTGAAGGTGTGTTGCGCATGAGTCCGGAACTCTTGCGACGCATAAAGCTCTCGGAGGACATACATAGTTATAATGCGCTGTTCGAATTGCAACCGGGTGGTGCGGTGCATGTGCGTACCGTGCGCGATGTGGCGCGTGATGAGGAACTCGTGGCGTGGTTTGGCGAAGAGATTGCTCTGCTGATGTCCATACCATTTCTGACGCCGCTAAATATTCAAG GCAATAAACGCTACACTTGTCATCTCTGTCAACTAACTTTTGAAACACCCAATCCGTTAAAGATTCATTTGGCTCTCGGCTGCGGTCGCCACTCCATGGACATACTCTGGATACGCTTACACTACGCGCTGAAAGCAACTAGCTATACACAACATCATCGACAGTTATTCGCAACCTCGACGACACTAAGTGCAACCCAAACGCCGCTCTTAAAGCACTCGCCAAGTGCCGCTCCTTCGAGCACTTCGTCAATCTCACCCGCGTCATCGCCACAACCCGCATCGCTGGCACAGCCAACCACAGCGCAGGCCCAGCCACAACATCAACCACAAGTACAACGTTTGTCTGCCTTTAAACCCGTCCCTCCATCCATAGCATTCACCGCCGCCGTATCGACGAGCTCCTTTAGCAACCCACACTCACACACCAGCACTGCTGTGAGCCCCAGCACAGCACTGTCGTACCTGCCACCGATCGCCTCTGTTGGTGGTACTTTGTCCCATATGCGCCTACTACAGCCGAGTAGCAGTATAGGCATGGGCCCCACAAATTCTCTAAATGCTGCTGCACAAATCGAAGCGATCGTTAGCAATATGGGCGCCTCGAAACAGGGTCATCTCTGCATCTACTGCGGCAAAGTATATTCTCGGAAGTATGGTCTGAAAATTCATATTCGCACACATACAGGCTTCAAGCCGCTCAAGTGTAAGTTCTGTCTGCGCCCCTTCGGTGATCCAAGTAACTTGAATAAACACGTTCGCTTACATCTGCAATCCAACGTAAGCAATGCGCCAGTTGAGGGGTACAAATGCACGCTGTGCAACAAAACATTGGCAAGAAGGCGCGATCTCCAGCGTCATATTGAATCGCGGCACTCCGGCGATGGGGGCAGCTCCTGA